A region of Streptomyces deccanensis DNA encodes the following proteins:
- a CDS encoding propionyl-CoA synthetase encodes MGTYEDVFRASTEDPERFWLKAAEGIDWDVAPHRALDSSGAPFYRWFPDGRLNVCFNALDRHVEAGRGEQPALVYDSPVTDTRRTYTYAQLRDEVAAFAGALTGLGVGQGDRVVIYMPMVPEAAVAMLACARIGAVHSVVFGGFAPRELALRIDDATPKVVVSASCGIEGKRVIAYKPLLDQAIELAAHKPEKSVILQRPQQSAELGPDDLDWADLVAAAQPADCVPVPATDPLYILYTSGTTGKPKGVVRDCGGYAVALHWSMGAVYDVGPGETMFTGSDVGWVVGHSYIVYAPLLAGATTVLYEGKPVGTPDAGQFWRVAAEHRVKTMFTAPTAFRAIRKEDPKGTLAADHDLTGLRHLFLAGERLDPETYHWASDLLGIPVIDHWWQTETGWPIVANPVGIETAPLKPGSPTRPLPGWDVRVLDASGEPVPAGVDGAIVVKLPLPPGALPTLWNDDDRYIASYLSAYDGYYLTGDSGHIDDDGYVFVMGRTDDVINVAGHRLSTGSMEEALAAHPDVAECAVIGVADALKGQVPRGLVVLKAGVDRDASEVEAELVQLVRTRIGAVASLKDVTVVAALPKTRSGKILRKTMRGIADGHDEPIPSTVDDPAVIETLRPVLRRADHTT; translated from the coding sequence ATGGGAACGTACGAGGATGTCTTCCGCGCCAGTACCGAGGACCCGGAGCGCTTCTGGCTGAAGGCGGCGGAAGGCATCGACTGGGATGTCGCTCCGCACCGCGCCCTGGACTCCTCGGGCGCGCCCTTCTACCGCTGGTTTCCCGACGGACGGCTCAACGTCTGTTTCAACGCCCTCGACCGGCACGTCGAAGCCGGCCGGGGTGAACAGCCCGCACTCGTCTACGACTCACCCGTGACCGACACCCGGCGCACCTACACGTACGCGCAGTTGAGGGACGAGGTCGCGGCCTTCGCCGGAGCACTGACGGGGCTCGGCGTAGGGCAGGGCGACCGCGTCGTCATCTACATGCCGATGGTCCCCGAGGCCGCTGTCGCGATGCTGGCCTGCGCACGGATCGGCGCGGTGCACTCGGTCGTCTTCGGCGGCTTCGCCCCACGCGAACTCGCCCTGCGCATCGACGACGCGACCCCCAAGGTCGTGGTCTCCGCCTCCTGCGGCATCGAGGGCAAGCGTGTCATCGCGTACAAGCCTCTGCTCGACCAGGCGATCGAACTCGCGGCCCACAAGCCCGAGAAGAGCGTGATCCTGCAACGCCCGCAGCAGTCCGCCGAGCTGGGGCCCGACGATCTCGACTGGGCGGATCTGGTCGCCGCCGCGCAGCCGGCCGACTGTGTTCCGGTGCCCGCCACCGACCCCCTCTACATCCTCTACACGTCCGGAACGACCGGAAAACCCAAGGGAGTCGTCCGCGACTGCGGCGGCTACGCGGTCGCCCTGCACTGGTCGATGGGCGCCGTCTATGACGTGGGCCCGGGCGAGACGATGTTCACCGGTTCCGACGTCGGCTGGGTCGTCGGTCACTCGTACATCGTCTACGCACCCCTGCTGGCCGGCGCCACGACCGTCCTGTACGAGGGCAAGCCGGTCGGCACACCCGACGCGGGCCAGTTCTGGCGTGTCGCCGCCGAGCACCGAGTCAAGACGATGTTCACCGCGCCCACCGCCTTCCGGGCCATCCGCAAGGAGGACCCGAAGGGAACACTCGCGGCGGACCACGACCTGACCGGCCTGCGCCACCTCTTCCTCGCCGGTGAGCGCCTCGACCCCGAGACCTACCACTGGGCGAGCGATCTCCTGGGTATCCCGGTCATCGACCACTGGTGGCAGACCGAAACCGGCTGGCCCATCGTCGCCAACCCGGTCGGCATCGAGACCGCTCCCCTCAAGCCCGGCTCGCCCACCCGCCCGCTCCCGGGCTGGGACGTCCGTGTCCTCGACGCCTCGGGCGAGCCCGTGCCCGCCGGCGTCGACGGCGCGATCGTCGTGAAGCTCCCCCTGCCACCCGGCGCACTCCCCACTCTCTGGAACGACGACGACCGCTACATCGCCTCCTACCTCTCCGCCTACGACGGCTACTACCTCACCGGCGACAGCGGCCACATCGACGACGACGGCTACGTCTTCGTCATGGGCCGCACCGACGACGTCATCAACGTCGCCGGACACCGGCTGTCCACCGGCAGCATGGAAGAGGCCCTGGCCGCCCATCCCGACGTCGCCGAATGCGCCGTCATCGGCGTCGCCGACGCCCTGAAGGGGCAAGTCCCGCGCGGCCTCGTCGTCCTGAAGGCCGGCGTCGATCGCGACGCGAGCGAGGTCGAGGCCGAACTCGTCCAGCTCGTACGGACACGGATCGGCGCCGTCGCCTCCCTCAAGGACGTCACGGTCGTGGCCGCCCTGCCCAAGACCCGCTCGGGAAAGATCCTGCGCAAGACGATGCGCGGCATCGCCGACGGCCACGACGAACCCATCCCCTCCACCGTCGACGACCCCGCCGTCATCGAAACCCTGCGCCCCGTCCTCCGCCGCGCCGATCACACGACGTGA
- a CDS encoding SDR family NAD(P)-dependent oxidoreductase yields the protein MHDIVMVEAALDGGDQVVGVGEGPVRPAGAPRHGPQAFHRVEVGCVGRQLDVGEPLAVGGVVAHSGGEVGVQKCPKPDRLGRIDYLFVNQGIAEFQTLEEVTEESWDRIIDVNAKGAFFTVQRLAPLMSEGGSIVFTTVSNDQIFPGLGAYSGAKEAVAAFVKVLAAELLPRRIRVNAIAPGFIITPTMGVAELTDEQRAEFIEQGNASTPMGRGRTVEEIAAAALYLAVEATFTTGVDCPWTAGSARASANDTTHPVSPGLGSTRPTRELRHLQPGECLHPHSRAR from the coding sequence GTGCATGACATCGTCATGGTGGAGGCCGCGCTGGATGGCGGTGATCAGGTCGTCGGGGTCGGCGAAGGCCCCGTTCGCCCGGCTGGTGCGCCGCGGCACGGACCACAGGCTTTTCACCGGGTTGAGGTGGGTTGCGTAGGGCGGCAGTTGGATGTCGGTGAGCCACTTGCGGTCGGCGGTGTAGTGGCTCATTCCGGCGGTGAGGTGGGTGTTCAAAAGTGTCCCAAACCCGACCGCCTCGGCCGCATCGACTACCTATTCGTCAACCAGGGCATCGCGGAGTTCCAGACGCTCGAAGAGGTCACCGAGGAATCATGGGACCGCATCATCGACGTCAACGCCAAGGGCGCCTTCTTCACCGTCCAGCGGCTGGCGCCGCTCATGTCTGAGGGCGGCTCGATCGTGTTCACCACCGTCTCCAACGACCAGATCTTCCCCGGTCTCGGCGCCTACTCCGGGGCGAAGGAGGCCGTCGCTGCCTTCGTCAAGGTGCTCGCCGCCGAGCTGCTGCCCCGCAGGATCCGCGTCAACGCGATCGCCCCCGGCTTCATCATCACCCCGACCATGGGTGTCGCCGAGCTGACCGATGAGCAGCGCGCCGAGTTCATCGAACAGGGCAATGCCTCCACGCCGATGGGACGAGGACGCACCGTGGAGGAGATCGCCGCCGCCGCGTTGTACCTGGCCGTCGAGGCCACCTTCACCACCGGAGTGGATTGCCCGTGGACGGCGGGTTCGGCCAGGGCATCGGCGAATGACACGACCCACCCAGTGAGCCCCGGTCTCGGATCGACTCGACCAACGCGCGAACTGCGTCACCTGCAGCCCGGTGAATGTCTCCACCCGCACTCGCGTGCGCGGTGA
- a CDS encoding AQJ64_40280 family protein, with protein MHTTVEWIRADERLPYDGAGILAAVTGRYPGEQEDDPDSLSGQEFWLVLPMYFRRIHPVEETGEIIENCFYDSDGVVRFPIGGPTSEEIVTHWAEMPSLPGMDVQRIYGKDVGRALRALP; from the coding sequence ATGCATACGACAGTCGAATGGATCCGAGCCGACGAGCGACTCCCCTACGACGGTGCCGGCATCCTCGCAGCCGTGACCGGTCGCTATCCGGGCGAGCAGGAGGATGACCCCGACTCGCTCTCCGGTCAGGAGTTCTGGCTGGTACTCCCCATGTACTTCCGTCGCATCCATCCAGTGGAGGAAACCGGAGAGATCATCGAGAACTGCTTTTACGACTCCGACGGCGTGGTCCGCTTCCCCATCGGTGGGCCGACCAGCGAGGAAATAGTCACGCACTGGGCCGAAATGCCGAGCCTTCCCGGCATGGACGTACAGCGCATCTACGGCAAGGACGTAGGCCGCGCGCTTCGCGCCCTGCCCTAG
- a CDS encoding NADP-dependent oxidoreductase produces the protein MRALTVERYGDKAGVRIGEVPDPQVGADDVLVRVHAASINPLDRMIRDGEMKTILPYKVPFVLGNDLAGVVIEVGSAVTRFAVGDEVFARPDKDRIGTFAELIAVHQDDVALKPASLTMEEAASLPLVGLTSWQALVERAHIQPGQRVLIHAGSGGLGSIAIQLAKQLGAHVATTASTANIDLVKHLGADVVVDYKKQAFETVLHDYDVVLDSLGGQTLQKSLEVLKPGGKVISVAGPPDAALGRELGANPVIRLAMSALSFRIRRAARRRNVTYSFLFMKASGDQLRELTSLVEADKIHPVVDTVFPFESAREALEYLEAGHAKAGKVVVKMT, from the coding sequence ATGAGGGCCCTCACCGTGGAGCGCTACGGGGACAAGGCCGGCGTGCGGATCGGCGAAGTGCCGGACCCGCAGGTGGGTGCGGACGACGTCCTGGTACGCGTGCACGCCGCGAGCATCAACCCGCTCGACCGCATGATCCGGGACGGGGAGATGAAGACGATCCTGCCGTACAAGGTCCCGTTCGTCCTGGGCAACGACCTGGCCGGAGTGGTGATCGAGGTGGGGTCGGCCGTCACGCGGTTCGCGGTGGGCGACGAGGTCTTCGCGCGGCCCGACAAGGACCGGATCGGGACGTTCGCCGAACTCATCGCGGTGCACCAGGACGACGTGGCGCTCAAGCCGGCCTCGCTGACCATGGAGGAGGCCGCGTCCCTTCCCTTGGTCGGCCTGACCTCGTGGCAGGCGCTGGTCGAGCGAGCACACATCCAGCCGGGTCAGAGGGTTCTCATCCACGCCGGTTCCGGCGGACTGGGCAGCATCGCCATCCAGCTGGCGAAGCAGCTGGGCGCGCATGTGGCGACCACCGCGAGCACCGCCAACATCGACCTCGTGAAGCACCTGGGCGCGGACGTCGTCGTCGACTACAAGAAGCAGGCGTTCGAGACAGTGCTGCACGACTACGACGTCGTGCTGGACTCGCTCGGCGGCCAGACGCTTCAGAAGTCCCTGGAGGTGCTCAAGCCCGGTGGAAAGGTCATCAGTGTCGCGGGTCCGCCCGACGCCGCACTCGGCAGGGAACTGGGAGCCAATCCCGTCATCCGGCTGGCGATGTCCGCACTGAGCTTCCGCATCCGACGCGCTGCCCGGCGCCGCAACGTGACGTACTCGTTCCTGTTCATGAAGGCCAGCGGCGACCAGCTGCGCGAACTCACTTCTCTCGTCGAGGCCGACAAGATCCACCCCGTCGTCGACACCGTCTTCCCGTTCGAGTCGGCCCGAGAAGCACTGGAGTACCTCGAAGCGGGCCACGCGAAGGCGGGCAAGGTCGTCGTCAAGATGACGTGA